In one Vagococcus entomophilus genomic region, the following are encoded:
- a CDS encoding L-type lectin-domain containing protein translates to MRKQVIVLCSFLFLCFIVGANSHVMYADTLSDELPSPNTRASYYPDDIAEVDLSNYFEIIGDARVHEMRKNIVVPIPASTSKVGAMWGKRKIDLAKSFDTAMYMWMSRGSSRSLADGVTFTLHNDARDLSQVIGAVGQGISVYGGSGSRNTYIKNALTVEIDPYYNSDYDRDVRGTHVAIMKPGSYATMLTQRAHNKYGTPLQNLSIDDTDWKLFRISWETTDKGITGRLNVSLQRRNSNGTLTNIGTIKSNLINVQEEFGSKLVNWGFTASSGALYGEYNFAMKDMPQIEAGKLEKRVRNISKNEEFFEEMTSARQDQLVEYELSYDNSAADWPTKENLSFLDKIDNEAMSYERGSTTVLFQKTTGNITEKKVPDTCWNEGDFRYITEDVREGDKVIIRYRVKTKAIPQHKKEIKNTFEIQSVSGIRSTSEAVSVHLQTMYTITEKYQTKTGYPNTIIKDIQPESIQEKEGGAKYQGEAKEIILDELIYECIYYQINDGSEHSGVRPKIEELEKDTTIKYTYAPKKRSLFIRQRVLNSLSELVVPNLAIMKLQLKNKELPHEVIQTRNFFLDSTFDDQEYRYMPTTIVLNKTFTLQTIVPQNYKNVGYTVASRKDQADNMSELKPGVPTLDLSENQQDYWINIYIQPDLGGSPYVFPYSWDYKIVWQPIEGWNTPR, encoded by the coding sequence ATGAGGAAACAGGTAATAGTTTTGTGTAGTTTTTTATTCTTATGCTTTATAGTAGGAGCAAATAGTCATGTTATGTATGCAGACACGCTAAGTGATGAGTTACCAAGTCCTAATACGCGAGCCAGTTATTACCCAGACGATATTGCAGAGGTCGATTTGAGTAACTATTTTGAAATAATTGGAGATGCAAGAGTTCACGAAATGAGGAAGAATATCGTGGTTCCAATACCAGCTAGCACATCAAAAGTAGGTGCTATGTGGGGGAAAAGAAAAATTGACTTAGCTAAAAGTTTTGATACGGCGATGTACATGTGGATGAGCAGAGGCAGTAGTCGGTCTTTAGCAGATGGTGTTACGTTCACTCTTCATAATGATGCTAGAGATTTGTCTCAAGTTATAGGAGCAGTTGGGCAGGGAATCTCGGTTTACGGCGGGTCTGGCAGCCGGAATACTTATATCAAAAATGCGTTAACAGTAGAAATTGATCCCTATTATAATTCGGATTATGATCGGGATGTAAGAGGAACACATGTAGCAATTATGAAACCTGGAAGTTATGCAACGATGCTGACGCAACGGGCGCACAATAAATACGGGACGCCTTTACAAAATTTAAGTATAGATGATACTGATTGGAAATTGTTTCGAATTAGTTGGGAGACAACAGACAAAGGGATTACAGGAAGATTAAACGTTTCATTACAAAGAAGAAATTCAAATGGAACACTAACGAATATAGGCACAATCAAGTCTAACTTAATCAACGTGCAAGAAGAGTTTGGTAGCAAGCTCGTCAACTGGGGATTTACGGCTTCATCGGGTGCTTTATATGGGGAGTACAATTTTGCGATGAAGGATATGCCACAAATAGAAGCTGGCAAACTAGAAAAAAGGGTGCGGAATATTTCAAAAAATGAAGAATTTTTTGAAGAGATGACTTCTGCTCGACAGGATCAATTAGTCGAGTACGAGTTAAGTTATGACAATTCAGCAGCCGACTGGCCAACGAAAGAGAATTTAAGTTTCTTAGATAAAATTGACAACGAGGCTATGAGCTACGAAAGAGGAAGTACAACTGTCTTATTTCAAAAGACAACAGGTAATATCACAGAAAAAAAGGTGCCAGATACATGTTGGAATGAGGGGGATTTTCGTTACATCACTGAAGATGTTAGAGAAGGAGATAAAGTTATTATTCGATATCGAGTAAAAACCAAAGCAATTCCGCAGCATAAGAAAGAGATAAAAAATACGTTTGAAATTCAATCCGTTTCAGGAATTAGAAGTACGTCTGAAGCAGTCAGTGTCCATTTACAAACAATGTATACGATAACAGAAAAGTATCAAACCAAAACAGGGTATCCCAATACGATTATCAAAGACATTCAACCTGAAAGCATACAAGAAAAAGAAGGCGGAGCGAAGTATCAAGGAGAGGCGAAAGAGATTATTCTTGATGAGCTGATATATGAGTGCATATATTATCAAATCAATGATGGGTCGGAACACAGTGGTGTAAGGCCTAAGATTGAGGAACTAGAAAAAGATACGACGATTAAATACACCTATGCCCCCAAAAAACGCAGCCTATTCATCCGACAGCGGGTTTTAAACTCGCTTAGTGAATTAGTGGTTCCAAATTTAGCTATCATGAAGCTTCAGCTGAAAAATAAGGAACTGCCCCATGAAGTTATACAGACAAGAAATTTCTTTTTAGATTCAACGTTTGATGATCAGGAGTATCGGTACATGCCAACAACTATTGTACTAAATAAGACGTTTACGCTACAAACAATTGTTCCACAAAATTATAAAAATGTTGGCTATACGGTTGCCTCAAGAAAAGACCAAGCAGATAATATGAGTGAGCTAAAACCTGGTGTGCCAACTCTTGATTTAAGTGAAAATCAACAGGATTATTGGATTAATATTTACATTCAACCAGACTTGGGAGGAAGTCCTTACGTTTTTCCTTATAGTTGGGATTACAAAATAGTATGGCAACCAATAGAAGGCTGGAATACTCCAAGATAG
- a CDS encoding LysM peptidoglycan-binding domain-containing protein, which yields MKTAMSRKELNKDQSKQSAMPSMVKGISFFSTALAVSSFAAPSFITTAEAATANTTTFSSGQLLSPSSFLAQAAEHARSVADANDLYASVMIAQSILESGWGQSALGSAPNYNLFGIKGSYQGNSVTMSTSEFLNGQWTTVNAQFRKYPSYRESFQDNANVIRNTSFQSGVYYYSGAWKSNTKSYRDATAWLTGRYATDPGYAGKLNSLIEAYNLTQYDTPASGNNNSSNNDSDNGNGSDNTNGGNSDNSNTNTSTYTVVSGDTLYRIALKNGVSVADIKSWNSLTSDTIYIGQKLSIKGSSNNNNNNSNNSNSNNNNGESNNNSTNASTYTVVSGDTLYRIALKNGVSVANIKSWNNLTSDTIYVGQKLSIKGSSSNNNNSNNSSNNTNGGNSSNGGTSTSTYTVVSGDTLYRIASKNGVSVANIKSWNSLTSDTIYVGQKLAIKGAASANQNNNSSTPTNNGTNNNTSNSGATDTSTYTVASGDTLYRIASNKGVSVANIKSWNNLTSDTIYVGQKLSLKGASVAQASQTTPTNTTNTNTATPTKTNATSTTTDKKYKVVSNDTLYRIAKDNKISLSDLKSWNNLTNDNIFVGQELIVAKGSTTPTTAPATNSDTYKVASGDTLYNIAKKHNISLQQLKSLNSMSTDLIVVGQTLRVK from the coding sequence ATGAAAACAGCTATGAGCAGAAAAGAATTAAATAAGGATCAATCGAAACAAAGTGCGATGCCTTCAATGGTGAAGGGCATTTCTTTTTTTAGTACAGCTTTAGCGGTGTCTTCATTTGCAGCACCGTCATTTATTACAACCGCAGAAGCAGCAACGGCTAATACAACAACGTTTTCGAGCGGCCAATTACTTTCTCCAAGTAGTTTTCTAGCTCAAGCAGCTGAGCATGCGCGTAGTGTTGCGGATGCAAATGACTTATATGCATCTGTTATGATTGCACAATCAATTTTAGAAAGTGGCTGGGGGCAGAGTGCCTTAGGATCAGCACCAAACTATAATTTATTTGGGATTAAAGGTTCTTACCAAGGGAATTCTGTGACGATGTCGACAAGTGAATTCTTAAATGGACAATGGACAACAGTAAATGCACAGTTTAGAAAGTACCCCTCTTATAGAGAGTCTTTTCAAGATAATGCGAATGTTATTCGCAATACTTCCTTTCAAAGTGGTGTTTATTATTATTCTGGTGCTTGGAAAAGCAATACCAAATCTTATAGAGATGCAACAGCATGGCTGACAGGACGATATGCGACAGATCCGGGTTATGCGGGTAAGTTGAACAGCTTGATTGAAGCATATAACTTAACGCAGTACGATACTCCTGCTAGTGGAAATAATAACAGTAGTAATAATGATAGTGATAATGGCAACGGCTCTGATAACACAAATGGTGGGAATTCTGATAATAGTAATACGAACACCTCAACTTATACAGTGGTATCAGGTGATACGTTGTACAGAATTGCACTTAAAAATGGTGTGAGTGTTGCAGATATTAAGAGTTGGAATAGCTTGACGAGTGATACTATTTATATTGGACAAAAGCTAAGCATCAAAGGAAGCAGTAACAACAACAATAACAACAGTAATAACAGTAATAGCAACAATAATAATGGTGAGTCTAACAACAACAGTACGAATGCTTCAACTTATACGGTGGTATCGGGTGATACGTTGTACAGAATTGCACTTAAAAATGGTGTGAGTGTTGCGAACATTAAGAGTTGGAATAACTTGACGAGTGATACGATCTACGTTGGACAAAAGTTAAGTATTAAAGGAAGCAGTAGTAACAATAATAACAGCAATAACAGCAGTAATAATACGAATGGTGGCAATTCTTCTAATGGGGGGACAAGTACCTCAACCTATACAGTGGTATCAGGTGACACGTTGTACAGAATTGCATCAAAAAATGGTGTGAGTGTTGCGAATATTAAGAGTTGGAATAGCTTGACGAGTGATACGATCTATGTTGGACAAAAACTAGCTATCAAAGGAGCTGCATCCGCTAACCAAAATAATAATAGCTCTACTCCTACGAATAATGGAACAAATAATAATACAAGCAATAGTGGAGCAACGGATACTTCAACCTATACAGTGGCATCGGGTGATACACTCTACCGCATTGCGTCAAATAAAGGGGTAAGTGTTGCGAACATTAAGAGCTGGAATAACTTAACAAGTGATACCATTTATGTCGGACAAAAATTGTCATTAAAAGGAGCGAGTGTTGCGCAAGCAAGTCAGACTACTCCTACGAATACCACTAATACCAACACAGCAACACCTACAAAAACGAATGCTACCAGTACAACAACTGATAAAAAGTACAAAGTAGTGAGCAATGATACACTTTACCGCATTGCTAAAGATAATAAAATCTCATTATCGGATTTAAAATCATGGAATAACCTAACAAATGACAACATATTTGTTGGACAAGAATTGATTGTGGCAAAAGGCAGTACAACTCCTACAACAGCACCTGCCACCAATTCAGATACGTATAAAGTGGCAAGTGGAGATACCTTATATAATATTGCCAAAAAGCATAATATATCATTACAACAATTGAAATCATTGAATAGTATGAGTACGGATTTAATTGTTGTCGGTCAAACATTGCGCGTAAAATAG
- a CDS encoding WxL domain-containing protein, which produces MNKRFILGGTIALGILCSLGGGKVFAEDKGNTSVISGEIVSGDFSMTQPNDLSFNIKLTGENQTKKVGALTSSIIDNRGIDAGWQITLKSSNFNTYKDNYVLKVAHQEITNNAQVVVNQTEKSMKEKISLDAQVSISKNATAGTYVANLEWNLQPVSSKNISE; this is translated from the coding sequence GTGAATAAACGCTTTATTTTGGGCGGTACAATCGCTTTGGGGATACTATGTAGCTTAGGTGGAGGTAAAGTGTTTGCAGAGGACAAGGGCAATACCTCAGTCATAAGCGGTGAAATTGTGTCAGGAGATTTTTCCATGACACAGCCTAATGACCTTTCTTTTAACATTAAGTTAACTGGCGAAAATCAGACTAAAAAAGTGGGAGCATTAACGTCTTCTATTATTGATAATCGTGGAATTGATGCAGGGTGGCAAATTACACTGAAGTCTTCAAATTTTAATACATATAAGGATAACTATGTGCTAAAAGTTGCCCACCAAGAAATTACCAATAATGCTCAGGTAGTAGTCAATCAAACTGAAAAAAGCATGAAAGAAAAAATTAGTTTGGATGCTCAAGTAAGTATTTCAAAAAATGCTACAGCAGGAACTTATGTAGCAAACTTAGAATGGAATTTGCAACCAGTTTCAAGTAAAAATATTAGTGAATAA
- a CDS encoding bacterial Ig-like domain-containing protein translates to MKKKITYCFFLCSTILVLGALRVQATETATNEAPILTAESLKLLDNYSELSVLKDWMKTNSSPGVSPGRGIPGLWTNAFASDPKEGKLYLPQAKDANMTKMMSVNNTISPAFTNGDDDHMLLLPPGSSDPKVVVEKADEYALYTSGGGLTNNVTANNEDNTAKLELIADASGVTFKVTRLVEDTQPTETATLNTKFAFKDVKSVINATVAEYLNGNAGGGRYSEFSGYYYTTADVTVDLSKYLATDRTTLKIKEENPTIHVGDTWDASQYFISATDQDGKQLAYKDIKVSGDVDTSKSGTYDVTYSYGGLTQTRTVTVEPALSLTVPESVGFGSVRLGANMDPLTWEKGQDIVVTSSLKNGWSLTAKIQKETKDFSNYIYNGNQLLNQNATIATSTAIGETTVNQEWNTKTGIYIDYSKANELRKDSAEIEWTLSPNANEVKE, encoded by the coding sequence TTGAAAAAAAAGATTACTTACTGCTTTTTTTTATGTAGTACGATACTAGTTTTAGGAGCCTTGCGAGTACAGGCTACTGAAACAGCTACTAATGAAGCACCCATTTTGACAGCAGAGAGTTTAAAGTTATTAGATAACTATTCGGAGTTAAGTGTATTGAAAGATTGGATGAAAACAAATAGTTCACCAGGGGTTTCTCCTGGACGAGGAATACCAGGACTATGGACAAATGCATTTGCTTCAGATCCTAAAGAAGGAAAACTTTATTTACCACAAGCTAAAGATGCCAATATGACAAAAATGATGTCAGTAAATAATACCATTTCTCCTGCATTTACTAATGGTGATGATGACCACATGTTGTTATTACCGCCTGGTTCTAGTGACCCTAAGGTTGTGGTAGAAAAAGCTGATGAGTACGCTCTTTATACGAGTGGTGGTGGGTTAACGAACAATGTTACGGCAAATAATGAGGATAACACAGCCAAGCTTGAACTCATAGCAGATGCATCAGGTGTAACTTTTAAAGTAACGCGTCTGGTTGAAGATACACAACCGACAGAAACGGCAACACTAAACACAAAGTTTGCTTTTAAAGATGTAAAGAGCGTGATTAATGCTACGGTGGCGGAATATTTAAATGGTAATGCAGGTGGGGGACGCTATAGTGAATTTTCAGGATATTATTACACAACAGCAGATGTCACGGTGGATCTGAGCAAGTATTTGGCGACAGATCGGACGACTTTAAAGATTAAAGAAGAAAATCCGACTATCCATGTGGGAGATACCTGGGATGCATCTCAGTATTTCATTAGTGCAACTGATCAAGATGGAAAGCAGTTAGCATATAAAGACATTAAAGTATCTGGAGATGTGGACACTTCAAAAAGTGGCACATACGATGTTACTTATAGTTATGGTGGACTCACTCAAACACGAACTGTTACAGTTGAACCGGCTTTGAGCCTGACTGTTCCTGAATCGGTAGGGTTTGGGAGCGTTCGTTTGGGGGCAAATATGGATCCTCTGACTTGGGAAAAAGGACAAGATATCGTTGTAACAAGTTCTTTGAAAAATGGTTGGTCTCTTACTGCAAAGATTCAAAAAGAAACCAAAGATTTTAGTAACTATATTTATAATGGAAACCAACTTCTTAATCAAAATGCTACTATTGCAACAAGTACAGCAATCGGTGAAACAACTGTTAATCAGGAATGGAATACCAAAACAGGAATCTATATCGATTACAGTAAGGCAAATGAGTTAAGAAAAGATTCAGCAGAGATTGAATGGACACTCTCTCCAAATGCGAATGAGGTGAAAGAATGA
- a CDS encoding LPXTG cell wall anchor domain-containing protein produces MKKYKIVIFIFMFFCIVGIPTGIAHAAEVHSKVTGVLVKAEKLPQTGEKANQRMIAGGFILVVSGTAVLGYQVMNRRNKCE; encoded by the coding sequence ATGAAAAAGTATAAAATTGTTATTTTCATATTCATGTTCTTTTGTATAGTAGGTATTCCAACCGGGATAGCACATGCTGCTGAGGTACATTCAAAGGTGACCGGAGTTCTGGTGAAAGCAGAAAAGTTGCCTCAAACAGGAGAAAAAGCCAATCAAAGAATGATTGCTGGTGGTTTTATTCTTGTGGTAAGTGGTACAGCAGTCTTAGGCTATCAAGTAATGAATAGGAGGAATAAATGTGAATAA
- a CDS encoding DUF916 domain-containing protein — protein sequence MNKKKWCSLLLGTIMLFAVPLLAHGETKSDNYSVSPIFSENQTTNVTSFYDIKWSPGKTEKVGVRITNNSDEDREYTLTTNKAQTNKNGIIDYSSTQKEETKGHRITEMVRFPPVVKVLAHTSQDIYTEFTFPQADFNGILMGGIHISEKKQQNSSQGVTNVIAYNIPLVIRGNIEQRPDAKIKFGTISFEKETVNHYALAMKLTNVETNFLKNVSVKVKIKNEKEKVVDEQESTVDITPETTFSYPIHLKSAYKSGKYHVEIALKHDKQVWKKSKTIVLSNDQAKQLKQSSKSKKIAGFPVIMGLLLFFVLFVIGFILLKIKKKK from the coding sequence ATGAATAAAAAAAAATGGTGTTCTTTATTGCTTGGTACAATTATGTTGTTTGCAGTCCCACTGCTTGCTCATGGAGAAACAAAATCAGACAACTATTCAGTGAGTCCAATTTTTTCAGAAAATCAAACTACTAATGTAACTAGTTTCTATGACATCAAGTGGTCTCCGGGAAAGACGGAAAAAGTGGGTGTGCGAATTACTAATAATTCAGATGAAGATCGAGAATATACGCTGACAACAAATAAAGCGCAAACCAATAAAAATGGGATTATCGATTATTCCAGTACACAAAAAGAAGAGACCAAAGGACATCGAATAACAGAAATGGTCCGATTTCCTCCTGTTGTAAAAGTTTTGGCCCATACAAGTCAGGATATATATACGGAGTTTACTTTCCCACAAGCAGATTTCAATGGGATTCTAATGGGAGGAATTCATATTTCAGAAAAAAAACAACAGAATTCTTCCCAAGGAGTAACCAACGTCATTGCCTATAATATTCCACTAGTGATTCGAGGGAATATTGAGCAACGTCCAGACGCAAAAATTAAATTTGGGACAATCTCTTTTGAAAAAGAAACAGTCAATCATTATGCTTTAGCCATGAAACTAACAAATGTGGAGACGAACTTTTTAAAAAATGTTTCTGTTAAAGTCAAGATAAAAAACGAGAAAGAAAAAGTAGTGGATGAGCAAGAAAGTACGGTAGATATTACACCTGAGACTACTTTTTCATACCCTATACACTTAAAATCTGCTTATAAGTCAGGCAAATATCATGTGGAAATAGCATTGAAGCATGATAAGCAAGTGTGGAAAAAAAGTAAGACTATTGTGCTATCAAATGATCAAGCTAAACAATTAAAACAGTCTTCGAAAAGTAAAAAGATAGCTGGTTTTCCAGTAATAATGGGACTTCTGTTGTTTTTTGTTTTGTTTGTAATTGGTTTCATTTTATTGAAAATAAAAAAGAAAAAATAA